Proteins co-encoded in one Pseudomonas beijingensis genomic window:
- a CDS encoding aminodeoxychorismate/anthranilate synthase component II, with the protein MLLMIDNYDSFTYNVVQYLGELGSEVKVVRNDELTIAEIEALKPERIVVSPGPCTPTEAGISIEAIKYFAGKLPILGVCLGHQSIGQAFGGDVVRARQVMHGKTSPVFHEDKGVFEGLNRPLTVTRYHSLIVKRETLPDCLELTAWTQLEDGSVDEIMGLRHKTLNIEGVQFHPESILTEQGHELFANFLKQTGGTR; encoded by the coding sequence ATGTTGCTGATGATCGATAACTACGACTCTTTTACCTACAACGTTGTGCAATACCTTGGCGAGCTGGGCTCCGAGGTCAAGGTCGTGCGCAACGACGAACTGACCATCGCCGAAATCGAAGCCCTCAAGCCTGAGCGCATCGTGGTTTCCCCCGGCCCGTGCACGCCGACCGAAGCGGGCATTTCCATCGAGGCCATCAAATATTTCGCCGGCAAGCTGCCGATCCTGGGCGTCTGCCTGGGACATCAGTCGATCGGCCAGGCGTTCGGTGGTGATGTGGTACGCGCCCGACAAGTCATGCACGGTAAGACTAGCCCGGTATTCCACGAGGACAAGGGCGTGTTCGAGGGACTCAATCGTCCGCTTACCGTCACCCGCTACCACTCCTTGATCGTCAAGCGCGAAACGCTGCCTGACTGCCTGGAGCTGACGGCCTGGACCCAGCTTGAAGACGGCTCGGTGGATGAAATCATGGGGCTGCGCCACAAGACATTGAATATCGAGGGTGTGCAATTTCATCCCGAGTCTATTCTCACCGAGCAGGGCCACGAGCTGTTCGCCAACTTCCTCAAACAAACCGGCGGCACGCGCTAA
- the estP gene encoding esterase EstP: MIKKTLFVPIAGCLLAMACAQASAAPNPYSKFIVFGDSLNDAGQLADPNGPPGSTARYTNRTGPIYADGSGEAYSANSTQLLGGRLGYSADETAASTSAVRANEGLADGNNWAVGGYRTDQILESITGVSDTGERSRPGYLQSNGLRADPNALYYLSGGGNDFLQGRVLNTAQANAAADRLADSVQVLQTAGARYVMVWLLPDLGLTPALNGGPLQDTFSQLGNQFNQQLITRLQGIDAEIIPLNIPLLLKESFADPARFGLATGENLTATCFSGNGCTENATYGINSATPDPTKLIYNDAVHPTETGQKLIADYAFSLLAAPWELTLLPEMAHSTLRAHQDELRSQWQSDWEDWQAVGQWRAIVAGGGQHLDMDSQGSGASADGSGYSLNVGGSYRLNEAWRVGVAAGLYRQDMEAGHNDSQYKLNSYLATAFAQFQQNRWWADAALTGGKLDYDNLERKFDLGVNEAQEKGDTDGHLWAFSTRLGYDIAQPGSEWHLSPFVSADYAKVEVDGYSEKSNRSTALTFDDQTRDSKRLGIGLQGKYNITRQTQVFGEYAHEREYEDDTQKVNIALNSLPANDFTLEGYTPQSHLNRLSLGVSHKLTKDLALRGGYTLRKDDDMTQQGVSLGVSLDF; encoded by the coding sequence ATGATAAAGAAGACGCTGTTCGTACCGATTGCCGGTTGCTTACTGGCAATGGCCTGCGCCCAGGCGAGCGCCGCCCCCAACCCGTACTCCAAATTCATCGTGTTCGGCGACAGCCTCAACGACGCTGGCCAACTCGCCGACCCGAACGGCCCGCCCGGCTCGACCGCGCGCTATACCAACCGGACCGGTCCGATCTATGCGGACGGCAGCGGTGAAGCCTATTCGGCCAACTCCACCCAACTGCTCGGTGGGCGCCTGGGCTATTCCGCCGACGAGACCGCTGCCTCCACTTCGGCGGTCCGCGCCAACGAAGGGCTGGCAGACGGCAATAACTGGGCGGTGGGCGGTTATCGTACCGACCAGATCCTCGAATCGATTACCGGTGTGTCCGATACCGGCGAGCGCAGCCGTCCCGGCTACCTGCAATCCAATGGCCTGCGCGCCGATCCGAATGCGCTGTATTACCTTTCCGGTGGCGGTAACGACTTCCTTCAAGGCCGGGTATTGAACACCGCACAGGCGAACGCCGCCGCGGACCGCCTGGCCGACAGCGTCCAGGTACTGCAAACGGCCGGTGCCCGCTATGTGATGGTCTGGCTGTTGCCCGACCTGGGCCTGACCCCGGCCCTCAACGGCGGCCCCTTGCAGGACACCTTTTCGCAATTGGGCAATCAGTTCAACCAACAACTGATCACGCGCCTGCAAGGCATCGACGCCGAAATCATTCCACTGAACATTCCTCTTTTGCTGAAGGAAAGCTTCGCCGATCCAGCAAGATTCGGCCTCGCCACCGGCGAGAATCTCACCGCGACCTGCTTCAGCGGCAACGGCTGCACGGAAAACGCCACCTATGGCATCAACAGTGCCACGCCTGATCCCACCAAGCTGATCTACAACGACGCGGTCCATCCAACCGAAACCGGGCAAAAACTGATCGCCGACTACGCCTTTTCCCTGCTCGCGGCGCCCTGGGAGCTGACGCTGCTGCCGGAAATGGCCCACTCGACCCTGCGGGCTCACCAGGATGAGTTGCGCAGCCAGTGGCAATCGGACTGGGAGGACTGGCAGGCGGTCGGCCAGTGGCGAGCCATCGTCGCCGGTGGCGGCCAGCATCTGGACATGGACAGCCAGGGCAGCGGCGCCAGCGCCGACGGCAGCGGCTACAGCCTCAACGTCGGCGGCAGCTATCGCCTCAACGAGGCTTGGCGCGTAGGTGTCGCCGCCGGTCTCTACCGCCAGGACATGGAGGCAGGCCATAACGATTCGCAGTACAAGCTCAACAGCTACCTGGCCACCGCCTTCGCCCAGTTCCAGCAAAACCGCTGGTGGGCCGATGCGGCGCTGACCGGCGGCAAGCTGGATTATGACAACCTGGAGCGCAAGTTCGACCTGGGCGTCAACGAAGCGCAGGAGAAAGGCGACACGGACGGCCATCTCTGGGCATTCAGCACGCGGCTGGGCTACGACATCGCCCAGCCGGGCAGCGAATGGCATCTCTCGCCGTTTGTCAGCGCTGATTATGCGAAGGTGGAAGTCGATGGCTACTCGGAAAAGAGCAACCGCTCCACGGCCCTGACCTTCGATGACCAGACCCGCGACTCGAAACGCCTGGGCATTGGCTTGCAGGGCAAATACAACATCACCCGGCAGACCCAGGTGTTTGGCGAATATGCCCACGAACGCGAGTACGAAGACGACACGCAAAAGGTCAACATCGCCCTCAACAGCCTGCCGGCCAATGACTTCACGCTGGAAGGCTATACGCCACAGAGCCACCTGAACCGCCTGAGCCTGGGGGTCAGCCACAAGTTGACCAAGGACCTGGCGCTGCGGGGCGGCTATACGTTGCGCAAGGATGATGACATGACCCAGCAAGGGGTGAGCCTGGGGGTCAGCCTGGACTTCTGA
- the trpE gene encoding anthranilate synthase component I translates to MIREEFLRLAAAGYNRIPLACETLADFDTPLSIYLKLADQPNSYLLESVQGGEKWGRYSIIGLPCRTVLRVHDHRISVTHDGVEIESHEVEDPLAFVETFKARYNVPTIPGLPRFNGGLVGYFGYDCVRYVEKRLGACPNPDPLGVPDILLMVSDAVVVFDNLAGKMHAIVLVDPSREDAYEQGQKSLQTLLEKLRQPITPRPGLDFSKQSAADPVFRSSFTQDDYERAVDTIKEYILAGDCMQVVPSQRMSIDFKAAPIDLYRALRCFNPTPYMYFFNFGDFHVVGSSPEVLVRVEDNLITVRPIAGTRPRGATEEADRALEEDLLSDDKEIAEHLMLIDLGRNDTGRVSEIGSVKLTEKMVIERYSNVMHIVSNVTGQLKAGLTAMDALRAILPAGTLSGAPKIRAMEIIDELEPVKRGVYGGAVGYFAWNGNMDTAIAIRTAVIKNGELHVQAGGGIVADSVPALEWEETLNKRRAMFRAVALAEQTSSD, encoded by the coding sequence ATGATCCGCGAAGAATTCCTGCGTCTAGCCGCTGCCGGCTACAACCGCATCCCCCTTGCCTGCGAAACCCTGGCCGACTTCGACACGCCGCTGTCGATCTACCTCAAGCTGGCCGACCAGCCCAACTCCTACCTGCTCGAATCGGTGCAGGGCGGGGAAAAGTGGGGCCGTTACTCCATCATCGGCCTGCCGTGCCGTACGGTGCTACGGGTCCATGACCATCGCATCAGCGTGACCCACGACGGTGTCGAAATCGAAAGCCACGAGGTCGAAGACCCGCTGGCGTTCGTTGAAACCTTCAAGGCCCGCTACAACGTGCCGACCATCCCCGGCCTGCCGCGCTTCAATGGTGGCCTGGTGGGGTATTTCGGCTACGACTGCGTGCGCTACGTGGAAAAGCGTCTGGGCGCTTGTCCAAACCCCGATCCGCTGGGCGTGCCGGACATATTGCTGATGGTCTCCGACGCCGTCGTGGTCTTCGATAATCTCGCTGGCAAGATGCACGCCATCGTTCTGGTCGACCCTTCCCGGGAAGATGCCTACGAGCAAGGTCAGAAAAGCCTGCAGACGCTGTTGGAAAAACTCCGTCAGCCGATCACGCCGCGTCCCGGCCTGGATTTCAGCAAGCAGTCGGCGGCCGACCCGGTGTTTCGTTCCAGTTTCACCCAGGACGATTACGAACGGGCCGTCGATACCATCAAGGAATACATCCTCGCCGGCGACTGCATGCAGGTGGTGCCATCGCAACGGATGTCCATCGACTTCAAGGCCGCGCCCATCGATCTCTATCGGGCGCTGCGCTGCTTCAACCCGACCCCCTACATGTACTTCTTCAACTTCGGCGACTTCCATGTCGTGGGCAGTTCGCCGGAAGTATTGGTGCGGGTCGAGGACAACCTGATCACCGTGCGACCGATCGCCGGCACTCGCCCCCGTGGCGCCACGGAGGAGGCTGACCGGGCGCTGGAAGAGGACCTGCTGTCGGACGACAAGGAAATCGCCGAGCACCTGATGCTGATCGACCTGGGGCGCAATGACACCGGGCGGGTCTCGGAAATCGGTTCGGTGAAACTCACCGAGAAGATGGTCATCGAGCGCTATTCCAACGTGATGCACATCGTTTCCAACGTTACCGGCCAGTTGAAGGCCGGGCTGACCGCGATGGATGCCTTGCGGGCGATCCTGCCAGCGGGCACCTTGTCCGGCGCGCCGAAAATCCGGGCGATGGAGATCATCGATGAACTGGAGCCGGTCAAGCGCGGGGTGTACGGCGGGGCCGTGGGTTATTTCGCCTGGAACGGCAACATGGACACCGCGATTGCCATTCGCACCGCGGTCATCAAGAACGGTGAACTGCACGTGCAGGCCGGCGGCGGTATCGTCGCCGACTCGGTGCCGGCATTGGAATGGGAAGAAACCCTGAACAAACGCCGGGCGATGTTCCGCGCCGTGGCGCTGGCCGAGCAGACCTCCAGCGACTGA
- a CDS encoding phosphoglycolate phosphatase: MSGFEQLFPGSLPRLVMFDLDGTLVDSVPDLAAAVDSMLLQLGRPPAGIDSVRHWVGNGAPMLVRRALANDIDAQGVDDAEAERALGLFNEAYEGDHPLTVVYPGVRSTLKWLKQQGVEMALITNKPERFVAPLLDQMKIGRYFRWIIGGDTLPQKKPDPAALFFVMKMANIPASQSLFVGDSRSDVLAAKAAGVKCVALSYGYNHGRPIAEEFPTLVIDDLRLLIPGCLDPAAEITLPDAVQSSSGNAIVVVTRKLWMKVMKALARWRWRA; the protein is encoded by the coding sequence ATGAGCGGCTTCGAGCAGCTGTTCCCCGGCAGCTTGCCGCGTCTGGTGATGTTCGACCTCGATGGCACATTGGTCGATTCGGTCCCGGACCTCGCGGCGGCCGTGGACAGTATGCTGCTCCAGCTCGGACGCCCGCCCGCCGGCATCGACTCGGTGCGCCACTGGGTGGGTAACGGTGCGCCGATGTTGGTGCGCCGGGCCCTGGCCAATGATATCGACGCCCAAGGGGTCGATGATGCCGAGGCCGAGCGGGCGCTGGGGTTGTTCAATGAAGCCTACGAAGGCGATCACCCACTGACAGTGGTCTACCCCGGCGTGCGGTCCACCCTCAAGTGGCTGAAACAGCAGGGCGTGGAAATGGCCCTGATCACCAACAAACCGGAACGCTTCGTCGCACCGCTGCTGGACCAGATGAAAATCGGCCGTTATTTCCGCTGGATCATCGGCGGCGATACCTTGCCGCAGAAAAAACCTGACCCGGCCGCGCTGTTCTTCGTGATGAAAATGGCCAACATCCCGGCCTCCCAATCCTTGTTCGTCGGCGACTCGCGCAGTGATGTGCTGGCGGCCAAGGCGGCAGGGGTCAAATGCGTAGCGCTGAGTTACGGCTACAACCACGGCCGGCCCATAGCCGAAGAGTTTCCGACGCTGGTGATCGACGATTTGCGTCTGTTAATTCCCGGTTGCCTGGACCCGGCGGCTGAGATAACGTTGCCCGACGCTGTTCAATCCTCTTCTGGAAACGCCATCGTGGTGGTCACTCGCAAACTCTGGATGAAAGTCATGAAGGCCCTGGCCCGCTGGCGTTGGCGCGCCTGA
- the rpe gene encoding ribulose-phosphate 3-epimerase translates to MQPFAIAPSILSADFARLGEEVDNVLAAGADIVHFDVMDNHYVPNLTIGPMVCAALRKYGVTAPIDAHLMVSPVDRIVGDFIEAGATYITFHPEATLHVDRSLQLIREGGCKAGLVFNPATPLDVLKYVMDKVDMILLMSVNPGFGGQKFIPGTLDKLREARALIDASGRDIRLEIDGGVNVNNIREIAAAGADTFVAGSAIFNAPNYEEVIAKMRAELALARP, encoded by the coding sequence ATGCAGCCCTTCGCTATTGCTCCGTCGATTCTCTCCGCCGACTTCGCCCGCCTGGGCGAGGAAGTGGACAACGTTCTGGCCGCCGGGGCCGACATCGTGCACTTCGATGTCATGGACAACCACTACGTACCCAACCTGACCATCGGCCCGATGGTCTGCGCAGCGCTGCGCAAGTACGGCGTCACCGCGCCGATCGATGCGCACCTGATGGTCAGCCCGGTGGACCGCATCGTTGGTGACTTCATCGAGGCCGGTGCCACCTATATCACCTTTCACCCTGAAGCCACGCTGCACGTCGACCGCTCCCTGCAGTTGATCCGCGAGGGCGGTTGCAAGGCCGGCCTGGTGTTCAACCCGGCCACGCCCCTGGACGTGCTCAAGTACGTGATGGACAAGGTCGACATGATCCTGCTGATGAGCGTCAACCCTGGCTTCGGCGGGCAGAAGTTCATCCCGGGTACGCTCGACAAGCTGCGCGAAGCCCGTGCGCTGATCGATGCCTCGGGCCGTGATATCCGCCTGGAAATCGACGGTGGCGTGAACGTGAACAATATCCGTGAAATCGCCGCGGCCGGCGCCGATACGTTCGTCGCGGGTTCGGCGATCTTCAACGCACCGAACTACGAAGAGGTGATTGCAAAAATGCGCGCCGAACTGGCCCTGGCGCGCCCATGA
- a CDS encoding iron-containing alcohol dehydrogenase, with product MSLSSFKIAHKLITGAAAIEQLAAELTRLDVDNPLIVTDAALVKSGTVELALQHLGGRDYEIFDRVMPDPEIAIVEDCMQAYRDGGHDGLIGLGGGSAIDIAKCVGVYAGYHGELQDMFGVDQVPRKGPPMIAIPTTAGTGSEVTNVAILSDKAAQLKKGIVSDFLLPDVALVSPQMTLTCPRSVTAASGVDALVHAIEAYLSLNASPITDALAIGAIKLITRALPKAYANPAHLQAREDMATASLMAGMAFGNAGVGAVHALAYPLGGRFHVSHGVANALLLPYVMTWNKMACVERMRDIAEAMGLKTAHLSDLEAADEAVEAMVALCAAVEIPKGLSGLGVTEDVIPSMALEAAGIERLMRNNPRQLSAADIEKIYRAAY from the coding sequence ATGAGTCTTTCCTCATTCAAGATCGCCCATAAACTGATCACGGGTGCCGCTGCCATCGAGCAACTGGCCGCCGAGTTGACGCGACTGGATGTCGACAATCCGCTGATCGTGACCGACGCGGCGCTGGTCAAGTCCGGCACCGTGGAGCTGGCCCTGCAACACCTGGGCGGACGCGACTACGAGATTTTCGACCGGGTCATGCCGGACCCGGAAATCGCCATTGTCGAGGACTGCATGCAAGCCTACCGCGACGGCGGTCACGATGGCCTGATCGGCCTGGGCGGCGGCAGTGCCATCGACATCGCCAAGTGCGTGGGCGTCTATGCCGGGTACCACGGCGAGCTGCAGGATATGTTCGGCGTCGACCAGGTGCCGCGCAAAGGCCCGCCCATGATTGCCATCCCCACCACGGCCGGTACCGGTTCGGAAGTCACCAACGTGGCGATCCTCTCCGACAAGGCCGCGCAACTGAAAAAAGGCATCGTCAGCGATTTTCTGTTGCCGGACGTGGCGTTGGTCAGCCCACAGATGACCCTCACTTGCCCGCGCAGCGTCACGGCTGCCAGCGGCGTCGATGCGCTGGTGCATGCGATCGAGGCCTACCTGTCGCTGAATGCTTCGCCGATCACCGATGCCCTGGCCATCGGCGCAATCAAACTGATCACCCGCGCCTTGCCCAAGGCCTATGCCAACCCCGCGCACCTGCAAGCCCGTGAGGACATGGCCACGGCCAGCCTGATGGCCGGCATGGCATTCGGCAATGCCGGGGTCGGGGCGGTGCATGCGCTGGCCTATCCATTGGGCGGGCGCTTTCACGTGTCCCATGGCGTCGCCAACGCCTTGTTGCTGCCGTATGTCATGACGTGGAACAAAATGGCCTGCGTCGAGCGCATGCGCGACATCGCTGAAGCCATGGGCCTCAAGACCGCTCACCTGAGTGATCTGGAAGCGGCCGACGAAGCCGTGGAGGCCATGGTCGCGCTGTGTGCCGCCGTGGAAATTCCCAAGGGCTTGAGCGGCCTGGGCGTGACCGAGGACGTGATTCCCTCGATGGCGCTGGAAGCGGCGGGGATCGAGCGTCTGATGCGCAACAATCCGCGCCAACTGAGCGCCGCCGATATCGAGAAGATCTACCGCGCGGCGTATTGA
- a CDS encoding ABC transporter permease, whose amino-acid sequence MVSPYMSPIERVWFYSLRILCGLILLFLILPVLVIIPLSFNSGSFLVYPLQGFSLQWYHDFFASAEWMRALKNSIIVAPAATLLAMIFGTLAAIGLTRGDFPGKALVMALVISPMVVPVVIIGVASYLFFAPLGMGNSFFSLIVVHAVLGVPFVIITVSATLQGFNHNLVRAAASLGASPLTAFRRVTLPLIAPGVISGALFAFATSFDEVVVTLFLAGPEQATLPRQMFSGIRENLSPTIAAAATLLIAFSVILLLTLEWLRGRSEKLRTAQV is encoded by the coding sequence ATGGTGAGTCCTTACATGTCCCCCATCGAACGGGTGTGGTTCTACAGTCTGCGCATACTCTGCGGGTTGATCCTGTTGTTCCTGATCCTGCCGGTGCTGGTGATCATTCCACTGTCGTTCAACTCCGGCAGCTTCCTGGTGTACCCGCTGCAAGGCTTCTCGCTGCAGTGGTACCACGATTTCTTCGCCTCGGCGGAATGGATGCGGGCGTTGAAGAACAGCATTATCGTGGCCCCGGCGGCGACCTTGCTGGCGATGATCTTTGGCACGCTGGCGGCCATTGGCCTGACTCGCGGTGACTTCCCAGGCAAGGCGCTGGTGATGGCCTTGGTGATTTCACCCATGGTGGTGCCGGTGGTGATCATCGGCGTTGCCAGCTACCTGTTCTTCGCACCGCTGGGGATGGGCAACAGTTTCTTCTCGCTGATCGTGGTCCATGCCGTGTTGGGTGTGCCGTTCGTCATCATCACGGTGTCGGCGACCTTGCAGGGGTTCAATCACAACCTGGTTCGCGCCGCCGCCAGCCTCGGGGCTTCGCCACTGACGGCATTTCGTCGGGTGACCCTGCCGTTGATAGCCCCAGGCGTGATCTCCGGCGCCCTGTTCGCCTTCGCGACGTCGTTCGATGAAGTGGTGGTGACCCTGTTCCTGGCCGGCCCTGAGCAGGCCACGTTGCCACGGCAGATGTTCAGCGGTATCCGCGAAAACCTCAGCCCCACCATCGCGGCGGCGGCGACCTTGCTGATTGCTTTCTCGGTGATTCTGCTGCTGACCCTGGAGTGGTTGCGTGGGCGTAGCGAGAAGCTGCGTACTGCCCAGGTCTGA
- a CDS encoding ABC transporter permease: MAIAVPLNAGTSPTLKQRLKRAERVNRWKAQALIAPLVLFLLLVFLVPIVALLFKSVSNPEVVGAMPRTVAAVAAWDGRGLPGEPVYKAASEDLAEARKNQTLGDLSKRLNMELAGYRSLLTKTARALPFATEPASYKEAMENLDERWGDPAYWQVIRRNTSDVTPYYLLAAVDHRIDDLGELAPATPDQAIYLDIFTRTFWMGLVITAICLVLAYPLAYLLANLPSRQSNLLMILVLLPFWTSILVRVAAWIVLLQSGGLINSGLMAMGVIDKPLELVFNRTGVYISMVHILLPFMILPIYSVMKGISPTYMRAAISLGCHPFASFWRVYFPQTYAGVGAGCLLVFILAIGYYITPALLGSPNDQMVSYFVAFYTNTSINWGMATALGGLLLLATIVLYLIYSWLVGASRLRLS; this comes from the coding sequence ATGGCCATCGCCGTTCCACTGAACGCGGGCACCAGCCCCACCCTTAAGCAGCGGCTCAAGCGTGCCGAGCGGGTCAACCGCTGGAAGGCCCAGGCCTTGATCGCGCCGCTGGTGCTGTTTCTGTTGCTGGTGTTTCTGGTGCCGATCGTGGCGCTGCTGTTCAAAAGCGTCAGCAACCCGGAAGTGGTGGGCGCCATGCCCCGCACCGTCGCTGCCGTCGCGGCCTGGGACGGACGCGGTTTGCCGGGCGAGCCGGTGTACAAGGCTGCCAGTGAAGACCTGGCCGAAGCCCGCAAGAATCAGACCCTGGGCGACTTGTCCAAGCGCTTGAACATGGAACTGGCCGGCTATCGCAGCCTGCTGACCAAGACTGCTCGGGCGTTGCCGTTTGCCACCGAGCCGGCTTCCTATAAAGAAGCCATGGAAAACCTCGATGAGCGTTGGGGCGACCCGGCGTATTGGCAGGTGATTCGCCGCAACACCAGTGACGTCACCCCGTATTACCTGCTGGCGGCCGTCGATCACCGCATCGATGACCTCGGCGAACTGGCCCCGGCCACCCCCGACCAGGCGATTTACCTGGATATTTTCACCCGTACGTTCTGGATGGGCCTGGTGATCACCGCGATCTGCCTGGTGTTGGCCTATCCGCTGGCCTACCTGCTGGCGAACCTGCCGTCGCGCCAAAGCAACCTGTTGATGATCCTGGTGTTGCTACCGTTCTGGACCTCGATTCTGGTGCGAGTCGCCGCGTGGATCGTGCTGCTGCAGTCGGGCGGCCTGATCAACAGTGGCCTGATGGCCATGGGCGTCATCGATAAGCCCCTGGAACTGGTATTCAACCGCACCGGTGTCTATATCTCCATGGTCCATATCCTGCTGCCGTTCATGATCCTGCCGATCTACAGCGTGATGAAAGGTATCTCGCCCACCTACATGCGAGCGGCGATTTCCCTGGGCTGCCATCCGTTCGCCAGTTTCTGGCGGGTGTACTTCCCGCAGACCTATGCCGGTGTCGGCGCCGGTTGCCTGCTGGTGTTCATCCTTGCCATCGGCTACTACATCACGCCGGCGCTGCTGGGCAGCCCGAACGACCAGATGGTCAGCTACTTCGTCGCGTTCTACACCAACACCAGCATCAACTGGGGCATGGCCACGGCGCTCGGCGGGCTGCTGTTGCTGGCGACCATCGTGCTTTATCTGATTTACAGCTGGCTGGTGGGCGCCAGTCGCCTGCGCCTGAGCTAA
- a CDS encoding ABC transporter substrate-binding protein, translating into MLRSLKFTALTLGMMGTASAMAAGPDLTVVSFGGANKAAQVKAFYAPWEAAGNGKIVAGEYNGEMAKVKAMVDTKSVSWDLVEVESPELSRGCDEDMFEQLDPALFGKAEDYVKGAIQPCGVGFFVWSTVLAYNADKLKTAPTSWADFWDTKQFPGKRGLRKGAKYTLEFALMADGVAPKDVYKVLAGKDGQDRAFKKLDELKPNIQWWEAGAQPPQYLASGDVVMSSAYNGRIAAVQKESNLKVVWNGGIYDFDAWAIPRGLDKTRAEAAKKFIAFSVAPQQQKTYSENIAYGPANTQAVPLLAKDVLKDMPTTPENIANQVQIDVSFWADNGEQLEQRFNSWAAK; encoded by the coding sequence ATGTTGAGATCCCTGAAGTTCACAGCCCTGACACTGGGCATGATGGGTACGGCAAGCGCGATGGCGGCGGGCCCGGACCTGACCGTGGTGTCTTTCGGCGGGGCGAACAAGGCGGCTCAGGTCAAAGCCTTCTACGCACCGTGGGAAGCGGCCGGCAACGGCAAGATCGTGGCTGGCGAGTACAACGGCGAAATGGCCAAGGTCAAGGCCATGGTCGATACCAAGAGCGTTTCCTGGGACCTGGTGGAAGTCGAGTCCCCGGAATTGTCCCGTGGCTGTGACGAGGACATGTTTGAGCAACTCGATCCGGCCCTGTTCGGCAAGGCCGAGGATTACGTCAAGGGTGCCATTCAGCCTTGCGGCGTAGGTTTCTTCGTATGGTCGACCGTGCTGGCCTACAACGCCGACAAACTCAAGACCGCGCCGACCAGTTGGGCGGACTTCTGGGACACCAAGCAATTCCCGGGCAAGCGCGGCCTGCGTAAAGGTGCCAAGTACACCCTGGAATTCGCCTTGATGGCCGACGGCGTAGCGCCGAAAGACGTCTACAAGGTGCTGGCTGGCAAAGATGGCCAGGATCGTGCGTTCAAGAAGCTCGACGAGCTCAAGCCAAACATCCAGTGGTGGGAAGCCGGCGCCCAGCCGCCGCAATACCTGGCTTCCGGTGACGTGGTCATGAGCTCGGCCTACAACGGCCGGATCGCTGCGGTACAGAAAGAAAGCAACCTGAAAGTGGTGTGGAACGGCGGCATCTACGACTTCGACGCCTGGGCCATCCCGCGCGGCCTGGACAAGACCCGTGCCGAAGCGGCGAAGAAATTCATCGCCTTCTCGGTGGCACCGCAGCAGCAGAAAACCTACTCGGAAAACATCGCCTACGGCCCGGCCAATACCCAGGCTGTGCCGTTGCTGGCCAAGGATGTCCTGAAAGACATGCCGACCACCCCGGAAAACATCGCCAACCAGGTGCAGATCGACGTCAGCTTCTGGGCTGACAACGGTGAGCAACTGGAGCAGCGTTTCAACTCCTGGGCGGCCAAGTAA